The Pirellulimonas nuda genome includes a region encoding these proteins:
- the purD gene encoding phosphoribosylamine--glycine ligase has product MKVLVIGAGGREHALAWKISQSKRVDTVFVAPGNAGTGLDAENVDISATDAARLTAFAKKNEVGLTVVGPEAPLAAGMVDAFQSEGLKVFGPTKAAAELEASKVFCKNLLRHADVPTADFQTFPDAESAKTYLNDREDVPVVVKADGLAAGKGVIVCRTRTDALEAVEAIAGRREFGEAGAKLVIEERLVGQEVSVLAITDGQALVTLPPAQDHKPAYDRDRGPNTGGMGAYCPTPAITAELLEKIEADVLVPTIHHMKRKRRPMSGVLYAGLMMTKQGPRVLEYNVRFGDPECQPLLMRLRSDIVDLLEYTADRRLEELPPLEWDPRPSVCVVMASDGYPGKYETGFVIRGLDDAAKMPNVKVFHSGTASIDGSVVNAGGRVLSVTALGDTISQAKLNAYRAVKAIRWQGAWCRKDISDKALEM; this is encoded by the coding sequence ATGAAGGTTCTAGTCATCGGCGCCGGCGGCCGTGAGCACGCGCTGGCGTGGAAGATTTCCCAGAGCAAGCGCGTGGATACGGTGTTCGTGGCCCCCGGCAACGCCGGCACCGGGCTCGACGCCGAGAATGTAGATATTTCCGCCACCGACGCCGCCCGGCTGACCGCGTTCGCCAAGAAGAACGAGGTCGGCCTGACCGTCGTCGGCCCCGAGGCGCCGCTGGCCGCCGGCATGGTCGACGCGTTCCAGAGCGAAGGCCTCAAAGTCTTCGGCCCCACCAAGGCGGCCGCGGAGCTCGAGGCGAGCAAGGTCTTCTGCAAGAACCTGCTCCGCCACGCCGACGTCCCCACCGCCGACTTCCAGACCTTCCCCGACGCCGAGAGCGCCAAGACCTACCTCAACGACCGCGAGGACGTGCCGGTGGTGGTCAAGGCGGACGGGCTGGCCGCGGGCAAGGGGGTGATCGTCTGCCGCACGCGGACCGACGCGCTCGAAGCGGTCGAGGCGATCGCGGGCCGGCGGGAGTTCGGCGAAGCGGGCGCCAAGCTGGTGATCGAGGAACGCCTGGTCGGCCAAGAAGTAAGCGTGCTGGCCATCACGGACGGCCAAGCGCTGGTCACCCTGCCCCCCGCGCAAGACCACAAGCCCGCCTACGACCGCGACCGCGGCCCCAACACCGGCGGCATGGGCGCCTACTGCCCCACGCCGGCGATCACCGCCGAGCTGCTCGAGAAGATCGAGGCAGACGTGCTGGTCCCCACCATCCACCACATGAAACGCAAACGCCGCCCGATGAGCGGCGTGCTGTACGCGGGGCTGATGATGACCAAGCAGGGCCCGCGCGTGCTGGAGTACAACGTCCGCTTCGGCGACCCCGAGTGCCAGCCGCTGCTGATGCGGCTGCGGAGCGACATCGTCGACCTGCTGGAATACACCGCCGACCGCCGGCTCGAAGAGCTCCCCCCGCTGGAGTGGGACCCTCGCCCCAGCGTGTGCGTCGTGATGGCCAGCGACGGCTACCCCGGCAAGTACGAAACTGGCTTCGTGATCCGCGGCCTGGACGATGCCGCCAAGATGCCCAACGTCAAAGTCTTCCACTCCGGCACCGCCAGCATCGACGGCAGCGTGGTCAACGCCGGCGGCCGCGTGCTAAGCGTCACCGCGCTAGGCGATACGATCTCTCAGGCGAAGCTGAACGCGTACCGCGCGGTGAAGGCGATCCGCTGGCAGGGGGCTTGGTGTCGGAAGGATATTTCGGATAAGGCGCTGGAGATGTGA
- a CDS encoding c-type cytochrome, translated as MTFNRLPCLLTALVLAAAGCAEPEFSPDRMVRVELEPRSTQNFSATVALRWLFGAPAEPRIPAGSGLDPALIERAAGSVETQKVGHNEGLYRQHCVRCHGVTGNGLGPAALYQAPYPRDFRKGIFKWKSTYRGQPPTVDDLMAVLEHGVPGTAMPSFANLPEDERRSLAEYVRYLAIRGQSEQAIVYLMVDSLDDEESLDVESNPRHRDAVQQVVAKLDARWRPENLDSVTPHGDRPATPDSVARGRELFLGKTAACSTCHVDQRPRGDRHDDYDDWSKPVWELAGERDRLAARLADMAPTDSGYVMLAEDVKLRRQTLKEALPPRPVSPRVFPVQAFHGGGERVDLFRRVHQGIAGTPMPAAGPPTPAGEGVLSEEELWCLVDYIQSTSAAWGQP; from the coding sequence ATGACGTTCAATCGACTGCCCTGCTTGCTGACTGCGCTTGTGCTGGCGGCGGCCGGGTGCGCGGAGCCGGAGTTCTCGCCCGATCGGATGGTGCGGGTCGAGCTTGAGCCGCGTTCGACTCAGAACTTCTCGGCGACCGTAGCGCTGCGTTGGCTGTTTGGCGCCCCCGCCGAGCCGCGGATCCCCGCGGGGTCGGGGCTGGACCCTGCGCTGATCGAGCGGGCCGCGGGGAGTGTCGAGACGCAGAAGGTAGGCCACAACGAGGGGCTCTACCGCCAGCACTGCGTCCGCTGCCACGGCGTCACGGGCAACGGGCTGGGGCCCGCGGCGCTGTACCAGGCGCCCTACCCGCGGGATTTCCGCAAGGGGATCTTCAAGTGGAAGAGCACCTACCGCGGCCAGCCCCCGACGGTGGACGACCTGATGGCGGTGCTAGAGCACGGCGTGCCGGGGACGGCGATGCCCTCGTTTGCGAACCTGCCCGAAGACGAGCGGCGGTCGCTGGCGGAGTACGTGCGTTACTTGGCGATCCGTGGTCAAAGCGAGCAGGCGATCGTTTATCTCATGGTCGATTCGCTCGACGACGAAGAATCGCTCGATGTGGAGTCCAACCCCCGCCATCGCGACGCCGTACAGCAGGTCGTCGCCAAGCTAGACGCACGCTGGCGGCCAGAAAACCTGGATAGCGTCACTCCCCACGGCGACCGCCCCGCTACGCCCGACTCGGTCGCCCGCGGCCGCGAGTTGTTCCTCGGAAAGACCGCGGCGTGCTCAACGTGCCACGTCGACCAGCGCCCCCGAGGCGACCGGCACGACGACTACGACGATTGGAGCAAGCCCGTTTGGGAGCTGGCCGGCGAACGCGACCGGCTGGCGGCTCGCTTGGCGGATATGGCGCCGACCGACAGCGGATACGTGATGCTCGCCGAGGATGTAAAGCTCCGGCGGCAGACGCTCAAGGAGGCGCTGCCGCCTCGGCCAGTTTCGCCGCGGGTGTTCCCGGTACAAGCCTTTCACGGCGGCGGCGAGCGGGTCGACCTGTTCCGCCGCGTCCACCAAGGGATCGCCGGCACGCCGATGCCGGCCGCGGGTCCGCCGACGCCCGCGGGGGAGGGGGTCCTGAGCGAAGAAGAACTGTGGTGCTTGGTGGACTACATCCAGTCCACCAGCGCGGCGTGGGGGCAGCCATGA